CCGACCTTACAGCCCCTGTAACTGAATGGGAGGTAAAATTAGCATTATTCGCTATGCGTCCGGAAAAAGCCCCAGGACCAGATGGAATGACAGCTCTCTTTTATCAATAGTTCTGGGATATTGTCAAAGATGACTTAACTCGTATGGTTAATCAATTCCTTTTTGACGGAACAATGGCACAGGGCCTTAATGAtacaaatatttgtttaatcCCTAAGACGACAAAGCCGAATGAGATGACAAAATTTAGACCTATTAGTCTATGTAATGTCAGCTACAAGATAAtatctaaggtcttatgccaaaGATTGAAGAAGGTTCTCCCACAGAGAATATCAGAGacccagtcagcctttgttgcaGGTAGACAGATCACGGATAATATCATGATAGCTCAGGAGATGTTCCATGCTTTGAGAACTAAGTCGGGAGGAAGGGTTAAAGGAATGGCTATAAAGACtgatatgagtaaagcatatgataggatggaaTGGTCATTCATTGAAGCAGTCATGCGAAAGATGGGCTTTTCCGAGATGTGGATTGACTGGATTATGCGTTGCATTACTTCGGTCAAGTATAAAGTCCTCATGAATGGTGAACCAAGGGGAAACATAGTCCCAGGGAGAGGTTTacgacaaggagatcctttatctcctttcatatttattctatgcacggaagcgctcgttagccttcttaatcaagcagagaatcaagggaagataacggggatgaGAGCTGCTCGCGCTTGTCCCTCGGTATCCCACCTtatctttgctgatgatagccttttcttctgtaaggcagagccccgtgaatgtgaataagttatgaaagtagtaaggaaatatgagaaagcatcaggtCAACGCATTAACTTTGACAAATCCTCATTACTCTTTGGTAAAAGGGTCCCAGAGAATGTTAGACAGCAGATAAAGGACACTCTTGGTATACAAAATGAAGGTGGGATGGGCTCATATCTAGGAATCCCAGAGGATATTAGTGGTTCAAAGTGCAAATTATTTGCCTTCCTCAAGGAGAAGCTCCTACATAGAGTGAATGGCTGGACTGGTAGATGGTTATCTAAGGGTGGGAAGGAGGTTTTGATTAAATCGATATTACTAGCTCTCCCGACCTATGTTATGTCCAGCTTCCTGCTTCCTTTGGAGATATGTGAGAACCTAGCAAGTGCCATTGCACAGTTCTGGTGGAGCTCGAATCCTCCGAAAAGAGGAGTTCACTGGGCAAAATGGGAAAAGATGTATGCGCCTAGAGAAGAGGGAGGAATTGGTTTCCGTATGATCCATGAATTTAATCTAGCTCTTCTAGCTAAGCAGCTATGGCGGCTTGTGCAATTTCCGGATTCACTAGTAGCGAGAGTTCTCCGAGGAAGATATTACCGTCTCAGTTCGCCGTTGCGAATGGGCACTGTAGATACTCCATCTTATGTATGGACAAGTATATCTGCCGCGAGGAAGTTATTGCTTCTGGGAATTAGAAGTAAGGTGCACTCAGGGTACGAAATTCATGTGTGGGAAGATCCTTGGATCCCTACGATGCCAGCTAGGCCGGCGAGTGCCCGAGCTCCAGCAGTGAATCCTAAGATGCTTGTAAGCAGCCTTATTAATTCTGTCACCAAAGAGTGGGACACTCGATTACTGGAGCAATATGTAGCTCAAGAAGACATCCCGATGATTCAGAGTTTGGCCATTAGTCGTACTCATCGACGTGATACATTTTGCTGGAGTTACACAAAGACTGGACAATATACTGTCAAATCGGGATATTGGGTTGCGACAAACTTGATGAAAGATGAAGAGGAGTTAGAAGTTCTACAGCCGATCATCATAAAACTTCAAGCCTTCGCTTGGAAGGTGAACGCGCCACAAAAGATCTGCCATATTATATGGCAACTAATATCTGGACAGATAGCCGTAACAAGAAATCTGGTACGACGCAACATGAGATGTGACAAttactgcccaagatgtggagcgCCAGAAGAGACCGTTACTCATGCTATCTTTGAGTGTCTACCGGCCTTACAAGCATGGGAGTTATCACAAACACCATCGAGCTCTGGAATCTTTCTTGTATCGAGTATTTACGCTAATATGGACTTCCTTTTTTGGAGGAAAAATGATATTCTGGAACCAGAAGAGGACAGAGACccttatccttggataatttggtTTATCTGGAAAGTTAGGAATGATAAGTTGTTTAGAGGCATAAACAGAGATCCATTGGAGCTAGTCAggtatgcagagagtgagtgcCAAGCTTGGTACAATGCAAGAGACTCGATGCCGGTTCTGCCAAATGTACAGACTATTGAAGAACcacaagtcttaagcttgggtaatatctgcacggtggatggttcatggacttCCACAGCTCAATTTAGTGGAATAGGATGGGTCTGGAAGGATGCAATGGGGAAGATACAACTCATGGGGTCAAGGAACTTACAGAGGAGGGAGACATCGTTACACTCGGAACTGGAAGCTTTAAagtgggcaatggagagcatgATACAACACTCGACTTGTCAAGAGTTTGGGACGGACTGCAAGGATCTGATAGCAatgatcactacaagaaaacatcaaggattctgagggaaaaaatcgtcggaatttcgtcggaatatcgttattccgacgcaattccgacgaaatacgtcgtcggaaataattcctcggaatttcttttttcctctgaaatccctcggaattttccgacggaattccgaggaaataaatttccgaggaaattccgaggatcccttgtttgtcggaaaagtcctcggaatataccgaggtagaacttcgtcgggataattcctcggaagttcatcgatcgatgcgtgtttggacatatatacatcgatcgataggagtataccgacagactttttcctcggtttattccgaggaactgttccctcggtatattccgagggatccgttcctcggaattttccgagggagttgtccctcggaaaattccgagggaaatgtccctcgctatgtttttaaaaaaaaacggatcgatcgatgcgtttttgttcaaaaacgcatcgatcgatgtagtgaaaaatataattaatttcctcgaaatgtaaaaaatattaatttttttgaaaaaataaaatttctgaaatttaaattcgaaaatatgaaattaaaagtaaaattgaaatcatactaattaatattcaaagtttcacaaataaaaataaaacattccgagattggggaaaaaaaaactacgggtctggcacgtccgggaacacctcgttcgggtacatcctctgcatcatctccatcatttgctggttcagcctcctctgtgcctcatagcccgcctgttgagccgccatctgggtctccaacaaagatattcgatcatctttgtccttcaactgagccgtaa
This genomic stretch from Brassica napus cultivar Da-Ae chromosome C9, Da-Ae, whole genome shotgun sequence harbors:
- the LOC111211815 gene encoding uncharacterized protein LOC111211815, whose translation is MLSHCGMLEFPFTGNKLSWVGKRSRGVTVRCRLDRALGNEDWNEKFPHTATKFLRLWGSDHRPILADILTKPQVEELKEKVEGLYLDDDATTEEISEALKELSAALKAEEMFWRQKSRVLWLREGDRNSKYFHALVKQRRARNRIKQLLDENGNIVEDEEGLVAIATSYFRQIFESSDPEDIAEALSEVPTTITGSINADLTAPVTEWEGLNDTNICLIPKTTKPNEMTKFRPISLCNVSYKIISKVLCQRLKKVLPQRISETQSAFVAGRQITDNIMIAQEMFHALRTKSGGRVKGMAIKTDMSKAYDRMEWSFIEAVMRKMGFSEMWIDWIMRCITSVKVPENVRQQIKDTLGIQNEGGMGSYLGIPEDISGSKCKLFAFLKEKLLHRVNGWTGRWLSKGGKEVLIKSILLALPTYVMSSFLLPLEICENLASAIAQFWWSSNPPKRGVHWAKWEKMYAPREEGGIGFRMIHEFNLALLAKQLWRLVQFPDSLVARVLRGRYYRLSSPLRMGTVDTPSYVWTSISAARKLLLLGIRSKVHSGYEIHVWEDPWIPTMPARPASARAPAVNPKMLVSSLINSVTKEWDTRLLEQYVAQEDIPMIQSLAISRTHRRDTFCWSYTKTGQYTVKSGYWVATNLMKDEEELEVLQPIIIKLQAFAWKVNAPQKICHIIWQLISGQIAVTRNLVRRNMRCDNYCPRCGAPEETVTHAIFECLPALQAWELSQTPSSSGIFLVSSIYANMDFLFWRKNDILEPEEDRDPYPWIIWFIWKVRNDKLFRGINRDPLELVRYAESECQAWYNARDSMPVLPNVQTIEEPQVLSLVFAALCCGQDLLISLIKRRLSGRACVTRKPKEALGCVGFVLFGSLGFNNLLRHSSFWDAKEDAKRSWIWRKLLKLRHIAYPFFRVQTGNRQNTLFWFDDWLKMDKLIDITGHTLSQCGIGNARVCEAVSLDQWLVRGHRSRLFQDLHAKIQAVPVPTIQHSDDVILWRHSPDNYNKHFSTTWDQVRSKREEVPWSSSI